ATGTGatataatataacataacataacAAAAAAACAGAACAGAACAAACAATGCCTTGTGCATATATTTACCTTATCGTCACTTTCTGGTAGGTAAATCTTAACCTCTTTCCCAGAGGGAGGAATCTCCAGTTGTccttggcaaaatgtggtgttgTCGTAccttaaaatattgataaaaaggcATGGTTTTAAACCATATTACTATAAAGTCATGAGGATTCAAAATCTTTAATACGATTCGTGTCAAATATGCATGCAAATCTCCTttccactattttttttttatcttctgctaattatgtcaatttttaaaacatatcggggggacattttttttcaaaattctatcTGTAcagaaaatgtatcaaaatctcattatttgatttaaagagAGCACATTTAACTGCAAGAGCTTACATGAGCGTGTAGAACAAAGGAAAGCTCGTGTTCCCGGGACCCGTGTCCTTGACTGTCATGGACAGGTAAATCCCCACCCATCTCGTCCTGTCGCACTCCATGATGGTGGAGTGGTTTGTACATTTACAGTGTTGGAACATTGTGGCATTGCAATACGTTGTGCACGAGTCTACTTTCACATGCGCATTGTTCTCTGAAGATACGAAGCTCAGCAACAAAGTCTGAACAAAAAACCCACATATTGAGAAAAGTAATACACTTGTTTATGCGCATTGAAAAATATACTTATACACACATGTGGTAAAAATATAAGTCTTAGTCGATACTTGTACTCATATACATACTGTAGGAAAACACAGAATACTTTTACAAAAAACGTGAAAAAAACACCCCAAAAAACACCATACTTGTACAAATACTGGTATTACACCCGTAAATCTGGAAATCAGAAAAGGTTTATTTTTCTACAAAAGTTTTATCTACCTATAAAGGAATATATTTCTTGCTTTTTGTTCTCTCGAAGTATACTCTGTGAATGCTTAATGAGATATGCATATGACCTTAACTTATGCAAAATACTCAGGGTTATCATAATACGAGATACAAAATTGATCATCTCCCGATTCGTTTGATATGTTGACTATTTTTGAAACAGAGAAATTAAACACCACCATTTGAAAACGAGTTTAGATCACAGAATGACGAGCGAAGCTTTTTACCAATGAAAATTCCTTACAGAGTAAGAAAGAGGAAGTTTGTCTTTACTGATAGAACGGATATCTTAATACATGTGTAattaatgctattttttaatttaaacatattttactaATATTCAAACGAATTAGGTAACAGGCGTAAACTctctccaaaatacaaagtcaaaGTAGGggtgttataaaatatttttatagaatatggtacatgtattactactTTACAATGTGATATATGCCTGTTACCTAATTCGTTTGAATATtagtaaaatatgtttaaattaaaaaatagcattaatTACACATGTATTAAGATATCCGTTCTatcttcacccatgtttacttgcgatgttttgttgctattcaattttaaatgttttctccctttctctgcagagatttgagcttttgacgctgccattttgttctgctccagacaaaacaatgtgacgtcaatattctaagggcaactactctaattttaaagaatttcaaagggcaactactccaaatactttaagaacttacggcattcggtttatgtattaaatactatgaaatgtcgaaatgagtaagcgaagcgtcggccagtgacggccatattgcctagtattatttctcaccgaacaaatatagagatatatgaggtaATCACCTGCTAtgtttaaggatgacgtttactcagaatgaaaaaaaattccactgatgataatgaaaaaccaactattgtgtgttatagaccttttattgtagtgttatttttcattttcaaaaaagtaggtcaatgacctactttttgagttaatgtccattgtatatttttgaaaaattaaaggaaaatcactgaaaattttatactatgattgagattttcttaattgtgaaaataatacaaattgctcaacacttttgaaaatgaaatacaatttatgaatggcagtgacactaaatacatacaaagcattaagttttccttcacaatttttataaatattccagtccgaatttcctctatcacttttcaaattcctacccatttttgatccaattttacaaaaaattgaatgatgataatacaaaaacatttatagtgttaaactacttatattgatcttattctgttggcacataatttatatgaggtcaatgatcaaaattttgagatattgtgtcttttctcgtttttaagcatatttcaatattttttaaattcatgccatacggtaattataatgaataaatgagataaaactaccagaaaatatgaaaaattatatagactaaaatataaaatcttagctTTTAATATTAGCGTACTTCCAAAAAtcttttagcagaaaacaaaatctgcaaaatttagtccgaatttcctctgtttggctaaaagtatatttttgttttggcataattccataatatagtagaaatatcgaatgttatgtcaagaataattcatttcacagatactttttgtgtttagaacaaattttactcatgacattgaactttataacaatccgaattcgagaactcaaaccctgagtaaacagcacccttaaaccaatgaaagtgtgacatttcagtccgagggaaaacaaattgatattttgtgtACATAAGACAATTGATAattgaatatcaaattataGTTTTCTAATTAACTTCTGTATACCACATAAGGATTGCAAGACAATTTGTTAGTTCACATATGCATTCATATCTACATTTACAAAGCCACACCTTCACTCACAAACGTACAAAAACAATTCGCTAATTGACCGTGGGCAAACTCATTGAACGTTTATCGTTAATGTCAGGCACGTAACATCAGGGTGgccgggggtggggggggtggggctgcccccccccccccactttttctcgcagcaacaaattttttaatatttacatttaaaaaaagtgaattaccgtggagtccccccccccccccactttttttggaagtatgtaaaaaatttatatgaaaataaatgaggagtgaaattgaagttacatactacgccccccccccccccccccccccggcccggattaggattttgatgatttttggaaactttaaatttctctttttcttttctttttttatttgcttgtcaagattttttggatgagtctgcccccccccccccccaatttcaaaaacgatgctacgtgcctgaatgtGAATAATTCATGTAATATTCGAACTGGCTCTTCCACACTTTCGTGAAGAAAATTGCTTATCCATACATACGGAATGTCATTTCAAAAATTAGGTTTTCAAATGATAGTACGTTATGACATCAAATAGAACAATAAAATCACCTTTCTTCTTCAGTAATGATAatgtaaaagattttttactatTGAGAACAATCCATTTAAAATAGGGTCGAATTTGTTTAATCTATCCAAAAAATAAATCGCTAAATTTTTTGGATGATTGATCAATCTATCGAAAAAATAAATCGCTAATTTGCTATCCAGTTTCTTGACAAGTACGGgtaaactcaaaattttcacttaccgtcaaaaaaattgcagaaagaactaaaatatttgtaaaattagCCATACTCCGATAATTCATTCAAACTTTTATATTTGTCTTCAGCGGTGTATTCGTTAAGAATGTTGGTGTACTACAAGGAAATCTGATAAACGCCTTTTTGTTTACTTAGTATAATCTTTTTCAGATAAACTTCAGCAAACATTTTCATGTAATACATTGTACTTAATTTGTTTGTTACGGCTGTTTGGTCCGTTTTAATAAAGTGATGACGCATTGATTCCTAGAATTTCCATACCTGCATGCcgtttatattatttaattgcatttttttaaagaaaagttacTGTACAAAAATTTATGGTCTGTTTTTTCTGGGAAGAAACGGGCATAgtaatattgaatttatttattcgAGGTCTCCAAATCAATGAAACAAATTTGTAGTTAGATCAATAATAAGTCATCTCAAATTTAGTTACTGGTATATACAGTGAATCTTCATCTTCAATACACTGTCTACGAAAACGTTAACCTTCAATTGTGGCGACGACAGTCTTGTGTTCTGTCCTTTTCTTCATCCGTTTATATAAAGTTATCCGACAAGGTGTGGCTAGCTTTACATGGTATAAAGACGCAACCACTCAATTtccggaaatgttctgaaaagAAGTCGTAAACTCACGTCATAGACATTCAGATTTTTCGTGACCAAAAATTGTCCGTTTATGACTATAGGACATCAGCGGACATAAACCAGTGTTCCTCACGTGATATTACGTGGGCACCACACGAATTATTTCCACGTCCAATTCATACCACATGAATTCAACATAAATTTTTAACGCTGGGTAACACAAAATCATACCATATGTACTTCAAAATGGTAAAATTTCACGTCGAATTTATTTGCATGTTTTTCACGCAAAAATTAGACACAAGTTCGCcagatcaaaagaaaaaaaaggacgTCATGAAACGCACGCAAAAGGAGAAaggtttaaaaagtaaaaatacattCTTTAGGGCCGAGTGGCTTGACTTTATATTAATTAAGATGCAGCTTTAGAAGCGGATTTGATTTAAGCAAACAGCACTTGTTATACGCATATTTTTTGTGCACTAGTTATACGTGGAACGCACAGACGAAGGTTACACATACGTGCCATATGATATTACGTAACATTCATGAGTGTCACCTGGTTTACACAGGGACGTAAATGTAAATCGCTGGGTTTACAATAACAACAATTCGTGCTGAGTTTAAGTTCTCATGTCTGATGTATTGCTTCAAATCTTTATCAGCTGTCTATGgtcatttcatatcattttgtatcTCTGTTATGCAAAATTACTTAAATCCAAAGTACAGACACAGATACAGGGCAGCTATCACCTGTCATGTACAGTGGTGAACAAAAGTATATTCTATAGTTATATGAACATCTTAGTTAACACACTAAGAAAGCAAAAAGGCCaaaattatcattattgatcaactatttaaaaaaactatCAGTATTTTAAAACGTCAAAGACAAAACTATATGACAAGTttaatttattaacatttagaatcaaaacttaatattttaaaaacaaagaacatTTGGTAGgtcttttaatttttgtaaaaatagtTCCAAATCTGAAATTGTCTTACAAAATGgtcaataaaatgttaattaattattcatcatcatcatcatcatcatcatcatcatcacttcATCATACAGGATCACATCTGTGGTGTTTCATgaatatattcaatataaaatttatttaatgaacatgcaatttaatatgtttgaagaaaaattaattttggagaaaaatattttttctccatAGGTTTCCTCCATAGAAAATATGTTTTCCAACATCATCTTGTTAGAAATTATCATCATATCTGTCATGTCAGCTGATAAAAAACAACTCTCAATTCAATCATATCTTGCTTCCATCAAGTCTGGCTCCATGTGCTGTTGTTGCTAATCTTTCAATTTAccattgtaaaataataaaaaatctcCATGTCAATCTCCGTTTCAGAAGTCTATGCAACAACTTTCGTCATGCTTTTCAAATAGAACATGTCTGCATGTTGCACTAGTCTCTCtatatcataaatcattttGCATTTTCATGACGTCTTCGTTCATCATGTCATGATACCATGTGAACTATATACATCTTGGTTGTATCATGTCATGCCAGTGTTTCTATTTCATACGTCCTTATAACAACTTCTATGATGTCTTTTATGATATCCTCTGTGATGTCATCAGTGAGAACCTGAAATGAAAATAGAAATAGAAAGTAAGGCAATAAGGtcatcctgaaaaaaaaaaaacccagcaattTTGTGTGAGAGCGTGTGTATAGTAATGATTTTGTTGGGAGGGGGTAGGGAATTACAACAAAACCTGAAAATAAATTCAGTACTTGCAGGTTTAATAATCATGTACACTCCTAAATGGAAATTATTTTCATGGTGCTTGACTGTAAGCTCATGGCAATTGTAACTAATTAAACTGAAGAGGTACATAACCAAGGTTgcctctaaaaattgaagtagaaggaagaaataaaaaagtagaatgGGAGTCTGGGGGTCTAGCTAATAGCTAGATTgtgttgaaatgcaataatagccgggtaattaagaCATCATAGGCAGGGGAATTCCCGGTCTCCCGGGTCTTGGAGACCACCCTGCATAACCAAAGTTAGGATACATTTGGCTCTgaagctttatatatatatatatatatccaatgcatgctaacttgttaaaaaatgaatttactcCAAAAAATATACACGctataaaatataattcatatacaGAAATCTGCAAAATCCTGCTGGGTTTCAATGGTCCACCCCAATCTAGCTAGAAAATGTTTCTATATGGTTTAAGTCCACTTTCTAGGCTATCAGTACACCAACAAGCCCATCAGCTATCATGTAATATGCATACTAACGATACAGCAATTGACCATGACCTTGTGTGTGAAGTCGTTATTTAGGTAACCGGTATCTTGTGGCCTGTTATATCACATGTAGGTCAGATGAATTGCTCAAATACAACCTTTGAGTTCTACTCCTTGGGGTTTCTATTCAGGTAAACATTTAtcttacctacatgtacaatcagTCGTTGCCATAAAATTGATTGTATTATCAAGACTTAACACTGATAATTGAGCACAGacttgatgtaaacaaaaagatgTCCTAAAGAGACAAGTATCCCCTACTTGTGTCAGTCCTGCAATATTTTCATGTCCTGCAAATGCtctttaataataaatatttttcggaaaaaaataaaacatgtctGGGTGATGATTACCCTTCTTACAAAATGCGAACTTCTGGTGTTTCTTTGTGTCACCAGGTTGACTGTCAGTCAATATATTGTGTCTCATTAGCTCAGTAGTTAGAGCGCTGGCACGGTACGCCAGAGGCCTTGGGTTTAAGTCCCGGTTAAGACTTGACTTTTCACCATCTGTTACATTTGTGGcaaaaattttgtatatattacatgtattacatgctACCATCTGAATATTCAATATATGAGACCATGTCTGATCTCAGCCTCACTGATTTCTATTAGAAAAGTCAGAATGGGCTTATTTGAGTGGGTCTAAGTCCTAAGGagccagaagctaataccagttcAATATCGTATACCAAGATCAAAAGATGTATTGTTCCTAATACCAAGGATACCTTCGACCAGGGAATGACCACATTTAACTGGAATGGCACTTCCACCCCATGTAGCTTTGATATTGCACccttaattaacaaaaattataaaccgTGCCCTACAATATTGTaatcaaacataaaaaagaCAATGACCTTCCACCAGGGAATAGCCACGCTGGACTGAAGTGGCACCTCCACCCCGTGACATTCCAGGGCCATGTAGATTAGCCCCACTGCAATGTGCTGGGGTTTGTGGAGCAGACACAGGTTTCCATGGTAACTGTCCTTCAGAAACGTCCAGGCTGAGCGAGCTATAGGAGTTGTCTCCCATTTATAGGGCTCAAACCAGTCTTTCAGGAACTTCAGATAATGAAGCAGGTACTGAAAtggtataaatgtattttaattaatttcaattaataatatagattttcaaaaatcaatatctaataatatttaaatatagcagAACAATGGTACAAGATTGCtggtaaaaatatatgaatttccAGTTATTCCAAATGATTTCCTTCCCTTTATACAGAAAGTTGGAAAAGATAATAATTGATAACCCACTTAAGTCTTTTTCTACTCTGTTATAATAGTTATTTACAAACAAGACGTCATTAATGAAAAACATAACCttattaatacatattttcagggctgcgttcaagatcatAGCTGCTACATAGGGCTACGTAGTTGAACGGTAAGCTAGCCTAGCCTCTATGTAGATATTGGtagcctaaatattttaatatgctaagcatcaaattcaagatAGCCACCTTAGTTACCACTTTGTAAAAAACATGATCTATTAatttagtgatattttgttcatcccttcagttattatgaattttaacatgtatatttccacttgaaattaacaaattttgtcGATGTAATAagtctttagttgaatatttccaactGCAAATCTGAGACCTAATGGCTAACCTAGCCATCCGttcaatagacctagatatctgtgacctagcggctaggctagctgctaggatcttgaacgcagccctggTATCAAATCTTTGCATTACACAACATGTGAAAAAGTACTGGAGGTTTTCTAGATTATTTGGaaacttttcatttattaatcaaGAAATCAAAACCAGACACTGTGAATCCTGTGGTTTAAAAACATTGAACAGTCAATTACAATTAAATCAGTCCTGCCAAAATCTTAAACAATGTTAAAAACTTCTGATAGCACTATTCAATTTTAGTTGATAAACCCATTTCATACCTTGTGTGGATGCTGGAATGAAATCTTAAACTGCAGCATTCTCAAAACAAACAGCTCGCAGTTTGCGACAGTATCCCTGAGAGACATGAAAGCCTCCCCCATCTCCAAGGGCGGCTTGGTGCTGTGCAGAATtctacaatatatttttcatttcatgaatattacaATATCTCAGGTCAAATAATGGATTTGTTCGGGAATACTATCTACAGCAAATAACAAAAGGCACAATGGAACTGAGCATCAaaaagtggggtttttttttttttattcttttatattttttttataacattcaGCACATCTACATTTAGCTACAAATTAAGTTTTAATGATTCTGTTGCCAGAAATACACTCAAAGTTTCTTCTCTTCAAAGTTAGATCATCATTTTTGACAATGTATTCATTAATAAGCAAAGAAAATTTGGCTAAAAAACAAAGCATATTAATTTGTTTCTCTTATCAATATCTCTTAAATTTGGTTACAAAAATATCCAATTATATCTACATACTgtgaaattattcaaattaaagaGGGGCAACTTTTCATGGATTGTTAATTTTTTAGGAATCTTTGGGATGTAAATTTATGGATTGAGTTTTATAAATCAATGCCCCTGAGAAGGGCTATCCCTGAAATGCACAAAAAGTGAGCGCCTTTATTGATTCCATAGTATCTGTTTCTTTTACTCTTGGTATACAGttgggatttaatttcgtttcTTTAACATGTCTCAAGTAACAACTcagtatttaaaaatacttgggttaaaaatttgttgtggatttaatttcattaattgatttattgtaaaCTGCCgaagaaaataacgaaattaaatcctcaaaaaatatttctgcttctacactGTAGTTATTTACCTGTAACATACATTCACCACATCTCGTAGCTTTAAGTGTTGTTCTTCTTCCTTCCCAGCAAGATATAGCGCAGTTGTTGCAATCAGCTACAATTCAAACTAAGGCATATAAGGTAGTGCAAaaaactgtgatttttttatgacaatttttgaTATTACCTATGTACATATTAAAACATGGTTATTATAATATCCTAGCTTCtctaaaattcaatttaaacataAGCATGGGTCACACCAATAAAATTTGTGAAACTTTGTTGTCCATTAAATTATCTGGTATTTTACATGACAATAATCTTTTAATGCATTTACGggttaaaacataattatttatattctgaaatatcatgatataagatagttttaaaacaaagaaaacaaaatttttcttaCATATGGGTCATATTGTTGAAGTGAGTTCTCTCGAAAGAATTTATGGTAAATGACAGATGCAGTTGCCAAGGGAACAGAAGTCATATGAAGTCGTAAACCTAAAACaaaacagtttatttttaattatcacACCAGGCcatatatgataattattcCCCAAAACTGAACCCTTTTCAgcacaacaaaaataaaacatctgTAAATTAGAAAAGTATTACATAAAGTGATATCTAAAcatatcatgttttgtattttgcaAATGTATTAGCTCTGGCACGTATATATTACTTATCAGTAATACTTTTTGTGTCCTCTCAGAGTCTCTATATTGTAAACTTTCCAATTttctatttctataatttttcCCAAAAGAGCAtcaagacatttaaaaatgtcatagCTACAGGTAAGTAGCTCTATGAGAAAATTTGAGCTGACATCATGACATGCCTTAGAACTACAGAGCCTCCCAATGCAAAACAAATATTGCAATTTACAGCAAACAAAAATATCTCAAGTTCtggactaattttttttattttctaacacATTCtgtagaaataataaaaaaaaaattctcacaaTACTTTACTACAGGTGTCGTTAATTTAATTGTCTTTAACCTTCCGttaacaccatcaccagccacATATTAAAAGTGAAGTAGTGTGACCTGTAAAAATGATGTCTCTGTATCTGCACATGAATTTAACATTCTTCATTTTTCGAGGTTGGAGGCAAGTAAAGCAAATGCATCTCAATTTCtattaatttaatgaattgttttaaaatgtatggCAAAAGGgatatttatacataaactatatacatgtactaaggaTAGGATATTTAATTAGGGTATATATTtaactattctcttttgagatgCCTGTctacttctcaaaagagaataatatTTAACATAATCCTTCTTGCCATATGCCTACATAAAACggcttattgaaaaaaaattcagaggCCCGTGAGTAAAGCAACCATAACAAAAGTAAACTGTCTGAACGATTAtagattttattaaatttatatagaGAGAGGGCATAGTTATCACCCTTGCTACACATTTAACGGTTACCGGCCAAAGACTGATTCCCACCTGCTTCATTTATGAAATGGTTCACCACAAAATGGACCTTCTCTGTGTTCGTCATTGTTCTTAAAGAAGAGTATCAAAATCAGCAAATGATTTACAGCagcatttttaatatataataatatttgcacgcctttttttctttggttgGCGTCAGATCATTCAGGAAGCATTGCTTATCAGTCTAAAATTAAAGCCG
This genomic window from Crassostrea angulata isolate pt1a10 chromosome 8, ASM2561291v2, whole genome shotgun sequence contains:
- the LOC128161455 gene encoding cyclin-Q-like, whose translation is MTNTEKVHFVVNHFINEAGLRLHMTSVPLATASVIYHKFFRENSLQQYDPYLIATTALYLAGKEEEQHLKLRDVVNVCYRILHSTKPPLEMGEAFMSLRDTVANCELFVLRMLQFKISFQHPHKYLLHYLKFLKDWFEPYKWETTPIARSAWTFLKDSYHGNLCLLHKPQHIAVGLIYMALECHGVEVPLQSSVAIPWWKVLTDDITEDIIKDIIEVVIRTYEIETLA